DNA from Campylobacter concisus:
GCATCGCAGACGAGGTCTTTGATGACTACGCAAAAAGGGACGATTACGACGTGAAAATGGCTCGCGAGCTGCTTGTAGCTGGCGGCGACTTTGCTGGATATTTGTTTCGTTGCTTGCACTGTAAAAAGTATCACATCTATATCGATGCTTGCTAGAAAGGGAAAAATATGGATCTAAATGAAATTTATAAAGGCTGCAAAGAGCGCGGTCTGGAGAGGCTTTTTGTATTTTTAAAGCCAATGGCTAAAAATGCTATAAAGATAGATGCGCAGGCTAAAAGTGACGATGATATCGCCATTGGAGCGTCTAAATTTGGCGGACAGCCAGATCTGCCAGCTAGTGTGCCTTGGCCGTCAAATGAAAACGGCGCGCTTAGCTTTGTGGCGCAGATAAATTTTGCTGAAGTCAGCAAATTTGACACCGATGGGTTACTACCAAAAAGTGGCATGCTCTATCTTTTTTATGATATAAATTTACGCATTTGGGGCTACGACCCTGCTGATAAAAAGGGCTTTGCCGTGATCTTTGTCGAGGCAGCTCAAGACCAGCTTGCTCGCCAAAACATGGATGGCGGAAATTTCACATTTGGCGCACGCTCTCTTAGCTTTAAAAACGAGCTAAATTTGCCAAGTTTGCAAAGCTCGCTCGTGCCATTTGGTAAATTTAGCGAGGAGGAGTGGGAGGCATATCACGATGTCATCGAGCCAAGCTGGCAGGCCAAAGAAAACAAGCTACTTGGTCACTCTGACAACATCCAAGACGGCATGGAGCTAGAGTGTGAGCTCGTGGCAAATGGCCTTGACTGCGGCGATGGTAGCGCTTATCACCACCAAAATATCGCGGAGTTTGAGAAAAATGCCGCCCAGTGGCAGCTGCTTTTGCAGATAGATAGCGACTGGGAGAGTGACATGGACTGGGACGGAGAGGGTAGAGTTTATCTATGGATAAAAAAGGACGACCTAGCGGCGCGTGACTTTAGCAAGACGTGGCTAGTTTTGCAAACGAGTTAGGGGCGAAATTTAGCCAAGAGCTTTTGATATGCGTCTGGTAGTAAAATTATTATTGCTGTTTTTTGGTGAGCCATATAAATTTCGCGCTTAGAATATGTAAATTTAAAGGCAAATGGTAGATTAAATTTACGCTACTTAGATCAAATTTAATTTTTTTATAATTTACCGCCAGCTAAATTTACCTTGCAAGTGACTTTTACTCCCAAACTAGCGGCTTAACACCAAATTTGCCAGCTTTTTTATATTCTTTTTCTAGGTTGCACTCGCGTTTTTTTGTTTTTTTGCGTGACCGCTCAAAAGCGTATCTTTATGCCAGTTGTGATATTTGGCATTTATATCTTTTAAATTTCACGTAACCAGCAAATCTATCCATACGCCAAATTTAGGCAAATTTTAGTAAAATCTTCAAAAATTTAAAGGCAAAATATGTTTAATGGCTTAATCAGAGAGCTTGCCGAGGTCATTAGCTACTCGCAAAATGTTTTACGGCTAAAGGCTAAATTTCGCCCAAATTTAGGCGACAGCATCGCAGTAAATGGCGCTTGCTTAAGCGTGACCAAACTATATGATGATGGCTTTAGCGTGGAGCTAAGCGCAGAG
Protein-coding regions in this window:
- a CDS encoding YwqG family protein yields the protein MDLNEIYKGCKERGLERLFVFLKPMAKNAIKIDAQAKSDDDIAIGASKFGGQPDLPASVPWPSNENGALSFVAQINFAEVSKFDTDGLLPKSGMLYLFYDINLRIWGYDPADKKGFAVIFVEAAQDQLARQNMDGGNFTFGARSLSFKNELNLPSLQSSLVPFGKFSEEEWEAYHDVIEPSWQAKENKLLGHSDNIQDGMELECELVANGLDCGDGSAYHHQNIAEFEKNAAQWQLLLQIDSDWESDMDWDGEGRVYLWIKKDDLAARDFSKTWLVLQTS